Proteins encoded within one genomic window of Schaalia sp. HMT-172:
- the narI gene encoding respiratory nitrate reductase subunit gamma: MESALLHAASAPATQSLSFLDIALWVILPYVSFAILIVGLAWRYKTDQYGWTSRSSEWNEPTILRWASPLFHFGVLFVFMGHILGLVIPKTWTEAAGVPEHVYHLMATIPGTIAGIMTIVGLALLIYRRLVYKSVRVATTRMDIVTYVMLTIPVLLGGAATLLNQVLGGHGGYDYRETISVWFRSIFYLHPQAHLMVDVPLSFKLHIIAGLLLFCIWPFTRLVHAVSAPVGYVARPPVIYRSRDERREHQLTRGGMSD, encoded by the coding sequence ATGGAATCCGCACTTTTGCATGCCGCGTCAGCACCTGCGACGCAGTCGCTGTCCTTCCTGGACATTGCCCTGTGGGTGATCCTGCCCTACGTGTCCTTCGCGATCCTCATCGTGGGCCTCGCGTGGCGCTACAAGACCGACCAGTACGGGTGGACGTCTCGTTCCTCGGAGTGGAATGAGCCGACCATCCTGCGCTGGGCCTCGCCGCTGTTCCACTTCGGCGTCCTCTTCGTGTTCATGGGCCACATCCTCGGCCTCGTGATCCCGAAGACGTGGACCGAGGCGGCCGGTGTACCCGAGCACGTCTACCACCTGATGGCGACGATCCCCGGCACGATCGCCGGAATCATGACGATCGTCGGCCTCGCGCTGCTGATCTACCGCCGCCTGGTGTACAAGTCGGTGCGCGTGGCGACGACCCGCATGGATATCGTCACCTACGTCATGCTGACTATCCCGGTGCTCCTAGGCGGCGCGGCGACGCTGCTCAACCAGGTGCTCGGTGGACACGGGGGCTACGACTACCGCGAGACGATCTCCGTCTGGTTCCGCTCGATCTTCTATCTCCACCCGCAGGCGCACCTGATGGTGGATGTGCCCCTCAGCTTCAAGCTGCACATCATCGCGGGCCTGCTGCTGTTCTGCATCTGGCCGTTCACACGCCTCGTGCATGCGGTGAGCGCGCCGGTCGGCTACGTGGCGCGTCCCCCGGTGATCTACCGGTCTCGCGACGAGCGCCGCGAGCATCAGCTGACGCGCGGCGGCATGTCGGACTGA
- a CDS encoding molybdopterin-binding protein, which translates to MPKPVDYDLGQINAHIIAYSDRVQRGTKEDRATPACVGALTAAGLGQVTMAAIPESADILETEIRDALEAGARFVLVLGGSGFGVGNYAPEVVRSLIEVEIPGIAEQIRAHGLTNTPLSGLSREVVGVTARDSSGALIISSPGSRGGALDTLEVVTPLLGAIFHQLDEPR; encoded by the coding sequence ATGCCCAAGCCCGTCGACTACGACCTCGGCCAGATCAACGCCCACATCATCGCTTATTCGGACCGCGTGCAGCGCGGCACGAAGGAGGACCGGGCGACCCCCGCGTGCGTCGGCGCGTTGACCGCGGCGGGCCTGGGCCAGGTGACGATGGCCGCGATTCCCGAAAGCGCCGACATCCTCGAGACGGAGATCCGCGACGCGCTCGAGGCCGGCGCCCGTTTCGTCCTGGTCCTGGGCGGCTCGGGCTTCGGCGTGGGCAACTACGCGCCCGAGGTGGTCCGTTCCCTCATCGAGGTCGAAATCCCCGGCATCGCCGAGCAGATCCGCGCCCACGGCCTGACCAACACCCCCCTGTCAGGCCTGTCCCGCGAGGTCGTCGGCGTGACCGCGCGCGACTCCTCGGGCGCGCTCATCATCTCCTCACCGGGTTCGCGCGGCGGCGCGCTCGACACTCTCGAGGTGGTCACCCCTCTGTTGGGCGCAATCTTCCACCAGCTCGACGAGCCCCGCTGA
- a CDS encoding MoaD/ThiS family protein, giving the protein MTDTSHSRPLAETLEAMAALTPAQHALLERISQHVTPVTVAELAQEAGLHVSSVRETLEGLFAVGLVEKQQLPSSGRGRPALGYSTTTPADPSFAAQMLQQLTSSLLAWLRADAADPAASVREIGARWADAALETMAVPDHSHGIARRAMRDNFNIAGHLGKVRLFMNAMGFASVPHESDQMAVVLTACPFTEPGAPDDLALELRRGIVERVFERTATGVASWSVEVDPINPLRLTVFLRPLNEPNPKPLSTTVHFFGGAAEAAGGYMRELPASETPATLGELVARLGAENPELDHILEVSSFLVNERSARLEAELMPGVRIDVLPPFAGG; this is encoded by the coding sequence ATGACTGACACCTCCCATTCGCGGCCGCTTGCTGAAACGCTTGAGGCGATGGCCGCCCTGACGCCCGCTCAGCACGCTCTGTTGGAGCGCATTTCGCAGCACGTGACGCCCGTGACCGTGGCCGAGTTGGCCCAGGAGGCCGGCCTGCACGTGTCGAGCGTGCGTGAGACCCTCGAAGGTCTGTTTGCCGTGGGTCTGGTGGAAAAGCAGCAGCTTCCCTCCTCGGGGCGCGGGCGTCCCGCGCTCGGATACTCGACGACGACCCCCGCCGACCCCTCGTTTGCGGCTCAGATGCTCCAACAGCTGACCTCGTCGCTGCTGGCATGGCTGCGCGCGGACGCCGCCGACCCGGCCGCGTCGGTGCGTGAGATCGGCGCGCGGTGGGCGGATGCCGCCCTGGAGACGATGGCCGTGCCGGACCACAGCCACGGGATTGCGCGCCGGGCCATGCGCGACAACTTCAACATCGCGGGACACCTGGGCAAGGTGCGACTGTTCATGAACGCGATGGGCTTTGCGTCGGTACCCCACGAGTCCGATCAGATGGCCGTCGTCCTGACGGCCTGCCCGTTCACGGAGCCGGGAGCCCCGGACGACCTGGCCCTCGAGCTGCGGCGCGGCATCGTCGAGCGTGTCTTCGAGCGCACGGCGACGGGGGTTGCGAGCTGGTCAGTGGAGGTCGATCCGATCAACCCGTTGCGCCTGACGGTCTTCCTGCGTCCGCTCAACGAGCCGAATCCGAAGCCGCTGTCGACGACGGTGCACTTCTTCGGCGGCGCGGCCGAGGCGGCGGGCGGTTACATGCGTGAGCTGCCCGCCTCGGAGACGCCCGCGACGCTCGGCGAGCTGGTCGCGCGCCTCGGCGCTGAGAACCCGGAGCTGGATCACATCCTGGAGGTGTCGAGCTTCCTGGTGAACGAGCGTTCCGCGCGCCTGGAGGCGGAGCTGATGCCCGGCGTGCGCATCGACGTGTTACCGCCCTTCGCCGGCGGGTGA
- the narJ gene encoding nitrate reductase molybdenum cofactor assembly chaperone, whose amino-acid sequence MSTFVGIPRIPAAAPETEMDPQDARGVRMAVSILLDYPGDDFETKLDAVEEALADLPEPASASLASFVSYARAAGLRAMQTTYVETFDQRRRCALGLTYYTHGDTRGRGQAILAFKEVLRRAGFEMEREELPDHLPVVLEFAAFDETGTAEGLLRSNREGIEVIRTALRAADSPYAPLLDALVATLPEPDDKTIEGFRKLISQGPPTELVGVGDLSATPFPTSETTMGR is encoded by the coding sequence ATGAGTACTTTCGTCGGCATTCCGCGTATTCCTGCGGCCGCTCCGGAAACGGAGATGGATCCGCAGGACGCGCGCGGCGTGCGCATGGCGGTCTCGATCCTCCTGGACTACCCGGGGGATGACTTCGAGACCAAGCTGGACGCGGTCGAGGAGGCTCTGGCGGACCTGCCGGAGCCGGCCTCGGCGTCCTTGGCCTCGTTCGTGAGCTACGCTCGCGCCGCGGGCCTGCGCGCCATGCAGACCACCTACGTGGAGACGTTTGACCAGCGCCGCCGTTGCGCGCTCGGCCTGACGTACTACACGCACGGCGACACCCGCGGCCGCGGCCAGGCCATCCTGGCCTTCAAGGAGGTCCTGCGCCGCGCCGGTTTCGAGATGGAGCGCGAGGAGCTGCCCGATCACCTGCCGGTGGTCCTGGAGTTCGCCGCCTTCGACGAGACCGGCACGGCCGAGGGCCTGCTGCGCTCCAACCGCGAGGGCATCGAAGTGATCCGCACGGCGCTGCGCGCCGCGGACTCTCCGTACGCGCCGCTGCTGGACGCGCTGGTCGCGACGCTGCCCGAGCCGGACGACAAGACCATTGAGGGCTTCCGCAAGCTCATTAGCCAGGGGCCGCCCACCGAGCTGGTGGGCGTGGGCGATCTGTCTGCCACGCCCTTCCCGACTTCCGAAACAACGATGGGACGGTAA
- a CDS encoding HesA/MoeB/ThiF family protein: MTIGDPYSREAAVSGRSVALPLINAPVPYEAGDPALERFRRNWLVSGIGQAGQARLAAARVLVVGAGGLGSPVLLYLTAAGVGTIGICDSDVVDTSNLQRQLLHGEADVGDPKPDSAVRHLSALNSGVRFERYGHVTREWLEEHGREWDLIVECTDSFDAKYLVADYCADSGVPLVWGTVVSMTFQVSVFWSAAPAPVPSLTLRSLHPVKPAPGTTPASPEVGVLGPVVGQAGTAMATEAIKLLVGFGEPLIGRVLTVDAATQRADVLTFAPWD; encoded by the coding sequence ATGACGATCGGCGATCCTTATTCGCGTGAGGCGGCCGTCTCGGGCCGCAGCGTGGCGCTCCCGCTGATCAATGCGCCCGTCCCGTACGAGGCCGGGGATCCTGCGCTGGAGCGTTTCCGTCGCAATTGGCTGGTCTCCGGCATTGGCCAGGCGGGTCAGGCCCGCCTGGCCGCGGCGCGCGTGCTCGTCGTTGGCGCGGGCGGCCTTGGCTCGCCCGTCCTGCTGTACCTGACGGCTGCGGGCGTCGGGACGATCGGCATCTGCGACTCCGACGTGGTCGATACGTCGAACCTGCAGCGCCAGCTCCTGCACGGCGAGGCCGACGTGGGGGATCCGAAGCCTGATTCGGCGGTGCGTCACCTGAGCGCCCTCAATTCCGGCGTGCGCTTCGAGCGATACGGGCACGTGACCCGAGAGTGGCTGGAGGAGCACGGACGCGAGTGGGACCTGATCGTCGAGTGCACGGATAGCTTCGATGCGAAGTACCTGGTGGCGGACTATTGCGCGGACTCAGGCGTCCCGTTGGTGTGGGGCACGGTCGTGTCGATGACCTTCCAGGTGAGCGTGTTCTGGTCTGCGGCGCCGGCCCCCGTGCCTTCGCTGACGTTGCGGAGCCTGCACCCGGTCAAGCCTGCTCCCGGGACGACCCCGGCCTCGCCGGAGGTTGGCGTGCTCGGTCCCGTGGTCGGTCAGGCGGGCACCGCGATGGCGACGGAGGCCATCAAGCTGCTGGTGGGCTTCGGCGAGCCGTTGATCGGCCGCGTCCTGACGGTGGACGCGGCGACGCAGCGCGCCGACGTGCTGACCTTCGCGCCGTGGGACTGA
- a CDS encoding MBL fold metallo-hydrolase: MNLRHGLLWQRLGLTVLSGILVASIAPATAAAPTSGQESHGDVASVDLDLSRTDAEAAGPTASQDRAASDGAAASDSIDAADSADGATASSEEESADGVDAQIYTFPGTGGPTRIHVLTTTGSADAILLESRGVFAMIDGAEGVGAPDGTDPRYPKREGIVDASFGDTDWVLGYMANHGVTSSNLAFYLGTHAHSDHIDNADEIIRKFHPKVILSPEYSDEWITDKSRLWDNQWIYDNMMAAARWAQGAYGASIVQNINDYNTHITLGDMDVQIIPTDPAENYKRTGVRDANLIAYTAKVSAFGHSAYLAADLEAGGGYEDRIAPIVGHVDMLKAGHHGLPTSNTESFLSALSPSVIVQTGPEWYSPDRLTASVVDGTTVWAPMNQLWSSGHISSLIATFAPSGISYNDISGASWGHEYGGRTPRAWWFAGGRPAAKTGWWKGLSGHWYYFAGKPSAEASAWINDGGQWYWMDATGAMMTGWIYDGKAWYYLDSAGHPSGSGWSFIDGSWYYLSGGRVALGWLYDSGSWYYLDARTGAMATGWTQVDGQWYFLRSSGAMVTGWLNGGSAWYYLGGSGAMATGWLYDGGSWYYLDPMTGAMATGWVQVDGKWYYLRSSGAMVTGWLNGGSTWYYLDGSGAMATGWLLDHGAWYYLGDTGAMVTGTREVDGRSSTFASSGRWVGYAS; the protein is encoded by the coding sequence ATGAATCTTCGCCATGGGCTCCTGTGGCAACGGCTCGGACTGACCGTATTGTCAGGAATCCTTGTTGCATCTATTGCTCCTGCTACTGCTGCCGCTCCGACAAGCGGTCAGGAATCGCACGGCGACGTCGCATCCGTCGACCTCGACCTGTCAAGGACGGATGCCGAGGCGGCCGGCCCTACCGCCTCGCAGGATCGCGCGGCCTCGGACGGCGCTGCCGCCTCCGACTCCATCGACGCCGCCGATTCCGCCGACGGTGCCACGGCCTCGTCCGAGGAGGAGAGCGCCGACGGCGTCGACGCGCAGATCTACACCTTCCCCGGAACGGGCGGCCCCACCCGCATCCACGTCCTGACGACCACGGGTTCCGCGGACGCCATCCTGCTCGAATCGCGCGGCGTCTTCGCCATGATCGACGGCGCCGAGGGTGTCGGTGCCCCCGACGGCACCGACCCGCGTTACCCCAAGCGCGAGGGAATCGTCGACGCGTCGTTCGGAGACACCGACTGGGTGCTCGGCTACATGGCCAACCACGGCGTCACCTCCTCCAACCTCGCGTTCTACCTGGGCACCCACGCCCACTCCGACCACATCGACAACGCGGACGAGATCATCAGGAAGTTCCACCCGAAAGTCATTCTCAGCCCCGAGTACTCCGACGAGTGGATCACGGACAAGTCCCGCCTGTGGGACAACCAGTGGATCTACGACAACATGATGGCGGCCGCGCGATGGGCGCAAGGCGCGTACGGCGCGTCGATCGTGCAGAACATCAACGACTACAACACCCACATCACGCTGGGCGACATGGATGTTCAGATCATCCCCACCGACCCCGCCGAAAATTACAAGCGGACCGGTGTGCGCGACGCGAACCTCATCGCGTACACCGCGAAGGTGAGCGCCTTCGGGCACTCCGCGTACCTGGCCGCCGACCTCGAAGCTGGCGGCGGCTACGAGGACCGCATCGCCCCGATCGTCGGCCACGTCGACATGCTCAAAGCTGGTCACCATGGCCTGCCGACCTCGAACACGGAATCATTCCTGAGCGCCCTGTCCCCATCGGTCATCGTCCAGACGGGTCCCGAATGGTATTCGCCCGATCGGCTCACGGCCTCCGTCGTTGACGGAACGACCGTGTGGGCACCCATGAATCAACTCTGGTCCTCCGGGCATATCTCGTCACTCATCGCGACCTTCGCGCCGTCGGGCATCTCCTACAACGATATCTCCGGCGCCTCGTGGGGCCACGAATACGGCGGTCGCACCCCGCGCGCCTGGTGGTTCGCGGGCGGGAGGCCCGCCGCCAAGACCGGCTGGTGGAAGGGTCTCAGCGGTCACTGGTACTACTTTGCGGGCAAGCCCTCCGCCGAGGCCTCGGCGTGGATCAATGACGGCGGCCAGTGGTACTGGATGGACGCCACCGGAGCCATGATGACAGGGTGGATCTACGACGGTAAGGCCTGGTATTACCTGGATTCCGCCGGGCACCCCTCGGGCAGTGGCTGGAGTTTCATCGACGGCTCGTGGTATTACCTGAGCGGCGGGCGCGTCGCCCTCGGGTGGCTCTACGACTCCGGCTCCTGGTATTACCTGGACGCGAGAACCGGCGCGATGGCCACCGGATGGACCCAGGTCGATGGTCAGTGGTATTTCCTGCGTTCCTCGGGTGCGATGGTCACCGGTTGGCTGAACGGCGGGAGCGCCTGGTACTACCTGGGCGGCAGTGGCGCCATGGCCACCGGCTGGCTCTACGACGGCGGCTCCTGGTACTACCTCGACCCGATGACCGGCGCGATGGCGACCGGCTGGGTGCAGGTGGACGGCAAGTGGTACTACCTGCGGTCCTCGGGTGCGATGGTCACCGGCTGGCTGAACGGCGGGAGCACCTGGTACTACCTGGACGGCAGCGGTGCCATGGCCACCGGCTGGCTCCTGGATCATGGGGCTTGGTACTACCTGGGTGACACGGGAGCCATGGTCACCGGCACGCGCGAGGTCGACGGTCGATCCTCCACCTTCGCCTCGTCTGGGCGCTGGGTCGGCTACGCCTCCTGA
- a CDS encoding NTP transferase domain-containing protein, with product MGLIPVGGGGPRPDLAAIIVGGGGGERLGGVSKPDLVFGGVRLIDRVCGALLEACGAGCVAVVPPAVRVPDGVLRTLEDPPGGGPLAGIDAGLAALGAPADVWVVVVSVDCPGIVDVLAALLDEPLGDRCEGRILRGGVPEPFDQYLMGVYRVGALRRVIDEAVARRGNVRGMGVRRVLRALALERVDVSADVCRDVDTPEDVAWWGARLSS from the coding sequence GTGGGACTGATCCCCGTGGGCGGGGGAGGGCCGCGCCCCGACCTGGCCGCGATCATCGTGGGCGGCGGCGGGGGAGAGCGCCTGGGCGGCGTGTCGAAGCCGGACCTCGTGTTCGGCGGCGTGCGCTTGATCGACCGTGTGTGCGGGGCCCTGCTGGAGGCGTGCGGCGCGGGGTGTGTGGCCGTCGTCCCGCCCGCCGTGCGTGTCCCCGATGGCGTCTTGCGTACCCTGGAGGATCCGCCGGGCGGCGGCCCGCTCGCAGGGATCGACGCTGGTCTGGCGGCCCTCGGTGCCCCCGCCGACGTGTGGGTCGTTGTCGTGTCGGTGGACTGTCCGGGCATCGTCGACGTCCTGGCGGCGCTGCTCGACGAGCCGCTGGGCGATCGGTGCGAGGGGCGCATCCTGCGCGGCGGCGTGCCCGAGCCCTTCGATCAGTACCTGATGGGCGTCTATCGCGTCGGTGCGCTGCGCCGCGTCATCGACGAGGCCGTGGCGCGGCGGGGGAACGTGCGCGGCATGGGGGTGCGGCGGGTGCTGCGCGCCCTCGCGCTCGAGCGGGTGGACGTGAGCGCCGACGTGTGCAGGGACGTCGATACGCCCGAGGATGTGGCGTGGTGGGGTGCTCGCCTTTCCTCATGA
- a CDS encoding molybdenum cofactor biosynthesis protein MoaE: MSAEIATGITDDPLDSSSLIDSARRDTCGAVASFIGVVRNHDGGESVDAIEYSSHPSSAQILRDIVAEFKDRPGVHRIVAWHRVGRLEIGEDAMVVAVAAEHRAQAFRAVEGIVEDVKAKLPIWKKQELTDGSHNWSGL, translated from the coding sequence ATGTCAGCAGAGATTGCAACAGGTATTACTGACGACCCCCTCGACTCGAGCTCGCTGATCGATAGCGCACGCCGAGATACGTGTGGTGCCGTGGCGTCGTTCATCGGCGTCGTGCGCAACCACGACGGGGGAGAGAGCGTGGACGCGATCGAGTATTCGTCGCATCCTTCCTCGGCGCAGATATTGCGCGACATCGTCGCGGAGTTTAAGGATCGTCCCGGGGTGCATCGTATCGTCGCGTGGCACCGGGTGGGCCGCCTGGAGATCGGTGAGGATGCGATGGTGGTGGCGGTTGCCGCCGAGCATCGCGCACAGGCTTTCCGCGCTGTGGAGGGCATTGTTGAGGACGTGAAGGCGAAGCTCCCGATCTGGAAGAAGCAGGAATTGACTGACGGTTCGCACAACTGGTCGGGTCTGTGA